The genomic segment ACATCGAGGCGCGCATCACCGCCGAACCGCTGGCGCACTTCGACTACGCCGAGGTGGTCGATCCGACCACGATGCAACCGGCCGAACTGGCACTGCCCGGGGTGCGGATCCTCGCGGCGGCCCAGTTCGGCATCCCCCGCCTGCTCGATAACGTCCCCACCGATCCGGCCGGCACCTCGCCTGCGATTGCTCTGTCGACAAGCGATCCCGAGGTTTCGACTGGTGACCGAGCACCCAGACGCGGAGGACGCGACACATGAACGAACTCGACCTGTTGGTGTTGGGCTCCGGTGTGGCCGGGCTGTCGGCGGCGGTGCGGGCGGCCGAGGCGGGGCTGTCGGTCGGCGTGCTGACCAAGGGTGAGCTCGAGCAGGCGACCACGCGCTGGGCTCAGGGTGGGGTGGCCGCAGCGCTGTCGCTCGATCCGGAGGAGCTCGATCTGCACTTGGCCGACACCTTGGCAGCAGGCGCGGGGTTGTGCGACCCGGCGGCGGTGCGGGTGTTGGTCGATGAGGGGCCTCGCCGGGTTCAGGAGCTGATCGCGCTCGGCGCGGTCTTCGACATGGACGAGGCCGGCGAGTTCCAGCTGGCACGCGAGGGCGGGCACAGCGTTCCGCGCATTCTCCACGCTGGCGGGGCGGCCACCGGGCGCGAGGTGGAGCGCGCGCTGGTGCACGCCGTGAAGGCCACCGCGGCCGCCATCCACGAGCAGGCATTCGCAACCGACCTGGTGTTGTCGCCCGATGGTTCGCAGGTGGTCGGGGTGACGGCGCTGAACGCCGACGGCGTATCGATCGAGGTGGCTGCCCGCAATGTGCTGTTGGCCACCGGCGGCGCCGGACAACTGTTCTGGATCACGACCAACCCCCGGGTGGCCACCGGAGACGGCGTGGCGATGGCGATGCGAGCCGGCGCCGTCGTCGCCGACTTCGAGTTCTTCCAGTTCCACCCGACGGCGCTCGCCCTGCCGTCGATGCCCCGCCCCCTCCTGTCGGAGGCACTGCGCGGGCACGGCGCGCTGCTGCTCGACCGCCACGGCGACCGCTTCGTCGACGAGCTGAAGCCCCGCGATGTCGTCAGCAGGGCGATGACACGCACGATGCTCGACCAGGACGTCGACCATCTGTGGCTGGACGCGACGGTGCTCGACGATTTCGCGTCGCGGTTTCCGTCGATCGCCGCCGACCTCACCGCCGCAGGTCTCGATCCGGCCAAGGACTGGCTGCCGGTCGCTCCGGCGGCCCATCATCAGTGCGGCGGCATACTCACCGACCTGGACGGCGCCACCTCGTTGCCCGGCCTGTGGGCCGCCGGCGAGACCGCTTCCACCGGGGTGCACGGGGCCAACCGGCTGGCCTCCAACTCGCTGCTCGAGGGCATGGTCTTTGGGCCCCGGGTGGCCGAAGCGGTGGCGGCGGGCCGACGGGGTCCGCAAGGAACCGGGGCGATGCGTACGCTGCTCGGCAACGGCGCGGCCGGCCCCGCCCCCGCCCCCGGGTCCGGCTCCAGCACGCCGTCCGGCTCCGATGCCGGGTCCGGTGCGACCGCCGGGTCCAAAACCGCCGCCAGCGGCATCGGCGGCCGTGCGGTGTCCCGGCCGGCCAGCCCGGTGCCCAAGTGGCCGCAGTCCGACGATGCGTCGGCCGGCAGGGCGGTCCCGGCCGACGTCGGTGACTTCGAACAGGCGGACGCCGACACGGCGATCGCCGACCTGCGGGAACGCGTGCAGCGGGCGATGACCATCGGTGCCGGGGTGCTGCGTTCGGCGGACAGCCTGAACGCCGCCCGCATCGAGCTGGAGGCGGTCGGCGCCGCGCTGGCCGGCACGGCCCGCACCCGCTCGGCCGAGGAGGTGCGCAACCTGGTCGACCTGGGGGTAGCGATGATCGACGTCTCCATGGCCCGGGAGGAGAGCCGCGGCTGTCATACCCGGGAGGATTTTCCCGACGCCTCCGACCGGTTCCGCCTGCGACTGCTGCTCGGCGGCTAACTCGCCCGGCGCCTCGGGCCGGCATCGAGTTGGGTGGCTGGGTCGTGTTGCGCTCGAAGTGGCGACCGACCCGAGTCGGGAGGCGACCGTGCCCATGGGTATCGCCCGCTTCGCGACGGCAACAATGGTGCGATGAGCAGCCCCGTCGACGACTACCTGTCCCCGCCGCGATTCGAGGTGCGGTCCGCCGTGCAGCGCGCGCTGGCGGAGGACCTCACGCCGCTGGGCGACCTCACCAGCGTGCTGGTCCCTGATGACGCTGTTGCGGTGGCGCAGTTTCGGGCCCGTCAACCGGGCGTGCTGGCCGGGGTCGAGTGCGCGGCCGAGACGTTTGCCCAGGTCGATCCGGCGCTCGAGGTCTCCTGGATGTTGACCGACGGCGCCCGCCTGGAATCGGAATCGGTGATCGCCACGGTCGAGGGCCGACTGCGAACGATGTTGACCGCCGAGCGCACCTCCCTCAACTTCTTGTCACATCTGTCGGGCATCGCCACCCTGACGGCGACGTTCGTCGATCGGGTGGCGGCGGTCGGGTCGCCCACCCGGGTGTGGGATACCCGCAAGACGCTGCCCGGCCTGCGCTCGCTGCAGAAGGCCGCGGTGCGCGCCGGGGGAGGGCGCAACCACCGGGCCAACCTGTCCGATGCGATCATGGTGAAGGACAACCACCTCACCGGACTGGGCGCCGCCGAGGCGGTGGCGTTGGCCAAGGACCGCTGGCCCAACCGCACCGTCGTCGTCGAGTGCGAGGACCTTGATCAGATGATCGTGGCCATCGATGCCGGAGCCGACTCGGTGCTGCTCGACAACATGTCGCCCGAGCAGGTCGGCGAGTGCGTCGTCCGGGCGGCCGAGCTGCAGGGCGCCTCGCCCCGCCGGTGCCTGCTTGAGGCCTCGGGCGGTATCAACGTCGACACCGTCGCCGCCTACGCGGCGGCAGGCGTCGACTTGGTCTCCTCGGGCACGCTGACCAACTCGGCCCCGGCCCTCGACATCGGCCTCGACATCGTCACCTGAGAGCGACAGTAAAGACACCCATGCCCCATCTGGGTGTCTTTACTGCTGGACGTCCGACAGTAAAGACACCCAGTTCGACCGTGGGTGCGATTACTGCGGGCACTCGCACCGGATCGCGGCGCCCCTGGCCGCCTGAGCTTCCCTGCCGTCGGCGCACCGTGGGAGAATGTCGGGTCCCCTGCCCCAAGGAGAAGTCGTGACCTCCGATGTTCGACCGGTGCTCTCGGTCGTGATGCCCGCTTACAACGAAGAGGAAACGTTGGTGGCCTCGGCCACACGCGTGCTCGAGTCGCCGTGGTGCGCCGAGCTGGTGATCGTCAACGACGGCTCGACCGACAACACGCTTGCGTTGGCACGCTCGCTCAATGACCCTCGCGTCGAGGTGTACGACCAGGGCCACAACCAGGGCAAGGGTGCGGCGCTGCGCCGTGGCTTCACCGAGGCGACGGCCGAGTATGTCGTCGTCCAGGATGCCGACCTCGAATACGACCCGGCCGAATTCGGCGTGCTGCTCGAGCCGCTGCTCGACGGTCGGGCCGACGTGGTCTACGGCTCGCGGTTCCTCGCCGGCGGCCCGCACCGGGTGCTCTACTACTGGCATTCGGTGGGTAACCGCTTCCTCACCACCATGTCGAACATGTTCACCAACCTGAACCTGACCGACATGGAGACCTGCTACAAGATGTTCCGCCGTGAGGTGATCCAGAGCATCGAGATCGAGGAGGACCGCTTCGGTTTCGAGCCGGAGATCACCGCCAAGGTGTCGGCCCGCAATTTACGCATCTACGAGACCGGCATCAGCTACTCGGGTCGCACCTACGACGAGGGCAAGAAGATCGGCTGGCGCGATGGTGTGCAGGCCGTGCAGTGCATCTTGCGTTATTCGCCGATGGGAACCCGCCTGAGGCGCCTCACCGGGAGCTAGCCCCAGGAACTGGCCGGTCGACGGTCAGCTCGAGCATTTCGATCAGTAGGTGGTCGTGTCGGTGAGGTTGCCGTCGCTGTCGTAGCTGGTCCGGGTGCCGGTCCGCTCGCCGACCCGGAAGGTGCCGACCTGCTTGAGGCTGCCGTCCTTGTCGAACCACTTCCATCGCCCGCTCGGCTTGCCGTCCTTCATGCGGCCTTGGGCCTTCAGCTGGCCATCGGGGTAGTACTCCGATCGGATGCCCCGGTCGACCGCACCCAGCTCGGCCAGCTTCAGCGAGACCATCAGCCGCAGTACCGATTTCGGCAGCGGGGTGTCGACGTCGAAGTGGATGCCGGATCGGGTCGTGACGTAGGCGTCGAGCCGCTCGCCGGCGGCCTGGGTCGTGCTGCCGCTGTGGGCGTAGTAGCCGCAGTGGTTCTTGTTGGCCGAGTAACCGGCCACGGAGATGCCGTCGAGCTGCACCGCCGGCATCGAGTAGCTCATCGCGTCGCGCCCGTGGGGGAGGAGTTCCAGCAACGTGGCTCTGACCGTGCGCAGGGTCTCGCGTTGCGGCGACGGCGCTGCGTCGAGGTACGCGTCCACCTCGGCGGTGTCCGAGGCGCGGGTGTCGGTTGCGAAGGCCTTGCCGGCCTCGTCGAGCGCGTCGCCGAGGATCGCGACCGCCTTCGGCCCGACGCCGTGCAGCTCGCCGAGCTCGGCCTCGCTCCAGCCGGCGAGGTCGGTCAGCGAGACGATGCCGGCCCGGGTGATGGCCCGGGTCGCGGGAGAGCCGATGTTGGGTGGAAACTCAGCCATGGGTGAACGCTACCGGTGGCTCCGGAGTGTGGCAGTGATTTGGTGAGGCGTCGACGATCCTCAGGAATGAGGCAAGTTCGAGGCGCTTGCCTGGAAGGGTCGTTATCGTCTCGCTGTGCAGCAGCGGCCCATGAACCGAAGGCAGTTTCTCACCCGAGCCGGGGGCGGCGCCGTTGGCCTCGCTGCATTCCCTAGCCTGCTGACCGCCTGCGGCGGAAGCGGCACCGAGGTGGGTGCCAGCGCATCGTCGACCGCTGCCGCACCGTCGACCACGCGTGCGCTCATCGAAGTCGCCGGCGATACGCCGTGGTGGCTGCAGGGCAACTTTGCTCCCGTCGTCGAGGAGGTGGCGTCGACCTCGCTCAAGGTCACCGGCTCGATCCCTGAGGCGCTGGCCGGGCTGTACGTGCGCAACGGTTCCAATAGCCGGGCAGGTACATCGGGGCACTGGTTCGTCGGCGACGGAATGGTGCACGGCGTGCATCTTGAGGATGGACAGGCCCGGTCCTATGCCAACCGCTGGGTGCACACCACCCTGTTCGAGAGCGGCGGGGGGATCGCCGACGCAGGGGTACCCGGCGCCGACATCGGCTACAGCAACGTGTCGGCCTTCACTCACAATGGTCGGCTGTTCACCTCGGGCGAGATCGGGTTTCCCTACGAGCTGTCGCCCGGGGACCTCTCGACGATTGGCGTTCACGACTTCGCCGGCAAGCTCGACACCAATATGACCGCACACCCGAAGGTTGACCCTGAGACGGGCGAGCTGCACTTCTTCGGGTACGGGCTCTTCGAGCCCTTTCTCACCTATCACGTCGCCGATGCCCAGGGTCAGCTGATCCACTCGGAGCAGATCGAGGTGGGCAGATCGACGATGATCCACGACTTCGCCATCACCGATCGCGACGTCGTGTTCTGGGAGTTTCCGGTCGTGCTCGATCTGTCGCTGGCGGCCGAAGGGACCAGCCTGCCCTTCCGGTGGGAACCGGAGTACGGCGCCCGAGTCGGGGTGATGCCCCTCGGCGGGACCAACGCCGACATCCGCTGGGTGGAGGTGCCGCCGGCCTACGTCTTCCACGGCATCAACGCTTTTCGGGACGGAGACGAGATCGTCGTCGACGTCAGCCAGTTCGAAACGATGTTCGAGGCCGGCCCGCTGGGTCAGGCACCCGAGCTGCATCGCTGGCGCATCAACACTGCCGGCAAAGAACTGGCGTTTTCTGACGAGACCCTCGAGGCCGACCTGCACATGGACCTGCCCAGCAGGGATCCCCGGCGGGTGGGGCGGCCCTACCGCTACGGCTACATGATCGAGGCGGTCGCCAACCCCGACACCGTGCAGCTGGGCGGGCTGTACAAGCACGACTTCGACACCTTCACCCAGGAGTACTTCAACCCGGGCGCCGACCGGGTCTGCGACGAGGGGCTGTTCGTGCCCACCGGTGACGCCGAGGACGACGGTTACGTGTTGACCTACAGCTACAACGCCGCGCGCGACGGCAGCGACCTGTTGATCCTCGCCGCCCAGGACTTCGCCGCCGAGCCGGTGGCGACGATCGAACTGCCCCAACGGGTGCCCCACGGGTTTCACGCCACGTGGGTCGCAGCCGACAAGGCCTGACCAGGCAGTGTCGTGAGCCAGCGAATGACCGGTCAACCGAGCGTCGCCACACGAGCGTGTCGGGACGGTCCGGGTCCAGTGGGACCGTGATGGCGGCGAGCAACGGCGACGGCTGAGCCTCAGCTTCGCCAGTGCACCGACCAGGTACCCCAGCCGGCCGTTGAGGCGACGCCCGACCAGGCACCGGGCAGCGCTCGGTCTACGTCTGGGGCCGGCAGGCCGATCGGTGTAGCGGCGCCCCGGGAGTTCACCCAGATCAGCACCCCGTTCGGCGCCAGCACCCGCTCGACTTCGCCAGGAAACAGGAAGGCGTTGATCAAGAAGATCGCATCGACCGATCGGTCGGAGACCGGCAGGCACGAACCATCGGCCTGCACGCGGGAGGGCGCCCGCCCAGCCGAACGCTGCAGCATCTCCAGCGAAAGGTCCAGCGTGATCATCTCGGGAAACACCGGCGTCAGATGGCGGCTGTTGATCCCGTCGGCGCCCCCGACGTCGAGGGCGATACGGCGCTCGGCCGTCGGAGCGGCCGCCAGCCCCCGGTCGAGCGCGTCGAGGATCGGCGCCTCCCGGCCGGGCACATCGCGGCTCGACCAGTCCTCCGCCAAGCCATCGAACAGCTCGGTGACCCGTCGGCGGCGTTCGTCGGTCCAACTATCGGGATCGAACGCGGCAGCCAGCGTGACCCTTCGCATCGGGTGGTCCGCCGACATCCCGGCGTAGGCAGCGTCGCCCACTGGATGATCGATCACCACCGGCAGGTGGGAGATCATCGAAGCGGCTCGGCTGATCGAGCAGCAGGCAGGCTGGCAAACAGGTGCATCATGGAGAACACCGTACGACTTGGCTTCAAACCTCGATGTGATCAACTAGACTTGGTCACTATGGTCATCCAAATGAATGTTGCCGAGGCGAAGGCCAAGCTGTCCGAGTTGTTGGATGCGGCTGCTGCTGGAAATGATGTGGTCATCGCCCGGTCCGGACGTCGGGTCGCCCGGCTGGTGCCAATCGACGAACCACCACCGCGTCGGCTCGGGTTTCTGCCGCTCGACGTCCCCGATGCGCTGTTTGAACCTCTGTCCGACGAGGAACTGGCCGGCTGGGAATGACCAAGGTGCTACTCGATACCCACGCGCTGGTGTGGGCGGTGAGTGCACCCTCCCGCCTCGGCGCTGAGGCGAGGGCCTTGATCGAGGAGCCGTCGACCGACATTTGGGTATCGGCGGCCACAGCTTGGGAGCTGGCAATCAAGACCCGACTCGGCAAGTTTCCCGAGGCGGAGCCCATCGTCGCCCAGTACCGCTCGGCGGTCGAGACGCTTGGCGCGGTCAACCTTTCCGTGGCGCCGGAACACGCGCTGCGGGCCGGAGGTTTGCGTTGGGATCACCGCGATCCGTTCGACCGCATGCTGGCAGCCCAGGCAATGCTCGAACACGCGATCCTGCTCAGTCGAGACTCAACATTCGTGGCGCTGGTCGGGCTCGACGTCCGCTGGTAGCGGCGTACAGGTCAGCGGCTGAAGATCTTGCGGTACCAGGCCTTGGGGCCGAAACTCTCGGGCAGGGCCAAGGCGCCGATCTTGCGGACGACCGTGCCGAACTGTTGGACCAGGCCGCCGCTGTTGTACTCCAGTCCAAACTCCTCGCACAGTTCCTGCACCCGGGGCGCCATCTCGGCGTAGCGACGGGCGGGGATGTCTGGGAACGCGTGATGCTCGATCTGGTGGCTGAGGTTGCCGGTCATCAGATGGAACAACTGGTTGCCGTCGATGTTTGCCGACCCGAGGATCTGCCGGGCATACCAGTCGCCCCGGGTTTCGCCCTCGATGATGTCCTCGGGAAACTGCTCGACCCCGTCGGGGAAGTGTCCGCAGAAGATGATCACGAACGTCCACAGGTTGCGCATCAGGTTGGCGGTGAGGTTGGCGCCGGCCACCGGCAGGAACCCGGGGCCGGTGAGCGCCGGGAACAGCACGTAGTCCTTCAGCGCCTGCTTACCCGACTTCCGGCCGATCTCTGCGAGGAGCGGCTTCACGTCATCAAACGAGCGTCGGCCCCGCTGGATTTCCTCGATGTGGATCTCGTGGAGGGCGATGCCGTGATCGAAGTTGATCGCCATCAGCGTGGCGAGCACAGGGTTGAGCAGGAACACCGGCTTCCACGGGTGATCCTCGGACATGCGCAACGTGCCGTAGCCGACATCGCGATCGCGGCCGATGACGTTGGTCCAGGTGTGATGCTCCTCGTTGTGGGAGTGCTTCCAATGCTCGGACACCGACGGGTGATCCCACTCCCACACCCGGGAGTTGATCTCATCGTCACGCATCCAGTCGTACTGGCCGTGCATGATGTTGTGGCCAATCTCCATGTTGTCGAGGATCTTGGCCAGGCCCAGCGACACGGCGCCCGCCACCCACAGCGGCGGCAGGAACCAGCCGAACAGCGCCAAACGGCCACCGACCTCCAGCTTGCGTTGGGCGGCGATCACCCGGCGGATGTAGTTGGCATCGACGGCGCCCAGGTCGGCACGGATCTGCTCGCGCAGTTCGTCCATGGCGGCGCCGAAGGCTTCGGACTGCTCCAGCGTGAGGCCGCCGGCCCGGGGGGTGGGCTTGGTGTCGGGTTCGTCGGTGCTGCGCTCGATGGCCGTATTGTCGGCATCGGTGCGCCGAGCCGGGATGGTTTGGGTGGAGAGGGGGCGGGAGATGGTTGCGGTCATGTGGTTCCGATCGTGAGGTGCGGTGGAGGGGGTCTGGCGTGGGGGTGGAGCCGGTGGGGTTACAGGGCGATCTCGACGTCGCCGGCGGCGACTGAGACACATACCTGCACGTGGGTGCCGGGGTCGGAGGTGAGCTCACCGGTGCGCACGTCGCGCACGCATCCGGACTCGAGGGGCACGACGCAGGTGTGGCAGATGCCCATGCGGCAGCCGGAGGCGGGGGAGAGGCCGGCGGCCTCGGCGCCGTCGAGCAGGGTGGTCGAGCCGTCGAGCACGGTGTCGCCGCCGGAGCTGGTGAAGCTCACCCGGCCGCCTTCGCCACCGGCGGCAGCGGGGCGCGCCTTGGGAACGAAGCGTTCGATGTTGAGGCGGTCGGCGACGCCGGCCGAGCCGAACGCAGTCTCGACGTCGTCCAGCATCGGCGCGGGGCCACAGGCCCATGCGGTGCGGCTGCGCCAGTCCGGGCACTCCCGGTCGAGGCGTTCGACGGTGAGGGCCAGCTCGGGCGGCGGCGCACCAGCGCCGGTGTGGGCGACGTTCACGGTGAGGCCCGGGGTGCGCTTGTCCAGCTCGGCCAGTTCGGCGGCGAAGATGGTCTCCGAGGCGTCGGGTGCGTGGTGCAACAGCACGACGTCGTGGCACTCCTCCGCGCCGACCAGCGTGCGGATCATCCCCATGGCGGGGGTGATGCCCGAGCCGCCGGTGATGAACAGCATGGGGTTGGTGCGGTCGGCGGGCAGGTGAAAGTCGCCGGAGGGCTGCTCCAGAGTGAGGTAGTCGCCCGGCTCGGTGCCGTAGACGAGGTGGTTGGACACCAGCCCCTCGGGCATCGCCGACACCGTGATCGAGATGAGGCCTTCCGAACGCTCCGGGTTGGAGGTGAGCGAATAGCAGCGCCGGTGGCGCACGCCGTCGATCTCGACGCCGACCGTCACCCACTGGCCGGCCTCGTAGCCTCCGAAGCCGCGGCCGGGATAGATGGTGATCGTGGCGCTGCGGTGGGTCTCGGGGGTGACCGACACCACCCGGCCCTTCAACGAGGTGGATGACCACAGCGGGTCGAGCAGCCCCAGGTAGGCATCAACCGGCAGCGGGCTCGACAGGGCGTCGGCAACCCGGCGGAGGACGGGGCGGGTTTGAGTGAACATGTGTGCACTGTAACGGTGTTTGAGGTTTCAGTCAACAGGTGTTCACTGAAAAGTTGCTCAGCTCCGATCGGCGCCTGCGTTGGGCCGCGACCGCTACCGTTCACGTCGTGACCCTTCCCAACCCTTCACCCGCACGATGAGCTCCCGGCGGGGCGGGTCGGCGGCCGCCGGCGAGGTCGACGGTGCCGATTCTGCCGACGGTCAGCCTTCGGGTGATGCGGATCCGGCGAAGACGCCCGATCGGAAGGCGTCGGCGCCCGCCAAGCGTGCGGGGTCCGGTGCCCCTGCCAAGCGGCGCTCGCCGGCAAAGGCGCCGAGCGGCACCCGGGCACCCAGCCGATCGGCCAAGGCAGCATCTACCGCCAAGCGGCCGTCCAAGCCTCGCTCGGGCGAGGCGGCCACCGGCAGCCGAAGCGAGCAGAAGGAGCGCACCCGCCGCTCGCTCCTGGACGCCGCCCTGGAGCGCCTGGCCGGTGATCAGTCGTTCACCGACATCAGCATTCGTGAGATCACCGGCGACGCCGGAGTTGTGCCCGCCACCTTCTACCGCCACTTCGCCGACATGGGCGAGGTGGGGCTGGTGCTCGTCGACGAGAGCTTCTCCGAGCTGCGCCAAGTGATGCGGGCCATCCGCGCCCAACCGGTGTCGACCGCCGAGCTGGTCGAGAACTCGGTGGTCACCTTCCTCGGATACGCACGCGAACACCCCAAACACTTCCGCTTCATCGCCAAGGAGCGCTTCGGCGGCTCCAGCGCTCTGCGCATGGCGTTGGGGCGCGAGATCCAGCTGTGGATCAGCGAGCTGGCCACCGATCTGGCCCGCTTCCACCAGGCTCGCGACCTGACCACCGACGAACTCATGGCGGTGGCCTCGCTGGTGATCGGGGCGGTGTGGTCGGGCACCGAGCGGGTGGTCGACGTGCCGATCGGCCCGTCCGGCGACATCCAGTACGAGATGATCCGGACCGAGGTCGAGCTACAGGTCAACGTGATCCTGGCGGGCGCCATCTTTTATCCGGCCTACCGCGAGGGGTCGTTCTCGATGTCGGCGGCGCGCATGGTGGCCAACGTGCGCAGGGAACTGGAGAAATCCAAGAAGAAGTCCAAGTGAGCACAGCCCTAGTGAGCACAGCCCTAGTGAGCACAGGCCTAGTGCGGCCGCTGGGAGCGAGCGCTGCGCAGGTGCGACCTGCGGCCCGAACCGGAGCGTCGCCGTGCTGTTGACCATCGACGTCGGTAACACCCAGACGATGGTCGGCCTGTACCGGGAGGCCGTGCCCGTCGGTGGGGACGGCTCGCCCGGCTTGCCCAGCAGCGGCGCAGACGACAGCGACCTGGTCGACCATTGGCGTATCTCCACCGAGGCGGATCGCACCAGCGACGAGCTGGCGATGGTGCTGCGACAACTGCTCGAGTCGGCCGAGGATCACCTGGACGCCGACGTCGAACTGCATGGCATCGCCATCAGCTCTGGGGTGCCCTTTGTAACCGCCGAGCTGCGCCAGATGTGCGAGCACCGCTTTGGCATCGAGCCGGTGGTGGTCGGACCCGGCGTGAAGACCGGCCTGCCGATCCGCTACGACAACCCGACCGAGGTGGGTGCCGACCGGGTGGCCAACGCCGTCGGTGCGCTCGACCGCTACGGCGGGCCGACCGTGGTGGTCGACTTCGGCACCGCCACCACCTTCGACGTGATCTCGGCCGACGGCGCTTACCTGGGCGGGGCGATCATCCCCGGCGTCGAGATCAGCCTGAACGCCCTGTTCGGCCGAGCGGCAGGGCTGCGACGGGTCGAGCTGGTGCCGCCCCGATCGGTGGTGGGGCGCACCACGGTCGAGTCGATCCAGTCCGGCGTTTTGTACGGCACCGCCGCCATGGTCGACGGCATGACGCAAAGAATTGTCCAGGAGCTGGGCGGAACGGCCACCATCGTTGCCACCGGCGGGCTGGCCGACGTCATCGCCCCGCACGCCAACACCCTCGACCACCTCGACCCGTGGATCACACTCCACGGGCTGCGCCTCATCTGGGAGAAGAACCAGTGACCGACCCAAACTCCGACCCTCCAACGCCCGACTCGCCCACGGCCGAGGCAGCTGGGTCCGACCCAGCTGCCACCGAGGCG from the Candidatus Microthrix subdominans genome contains:
- a CDS encoding FAD-binding protein → MNELDLLVLGSGVAGLSAAVRAAEAGLSVGVLTKGELEQATTRWAQGGVAAALSLDPEELDLHLADTLAAGAGLCDPAAVRVLVDEGPRRVQELIALGAVFDMDEAGEFQLAREGGHSVPRILHAGGAATGREVERALVHAVKATAAAIHEQAFATDLVLSPDGSQVVGVTALNADGVSIEVAARNVLLATGGAGQLFWITTNPRVATGDGVAMAMRAGAVVADFEFFQFHPTALALPSMPRPLLSEALRGHGALLLDRHGDRFVDELKPRDVVSRAMTRTMLDQDVDHLWLDATVLDDFASRFPSIAADLTAAGLDPAKDWLPVAPAAHHQCGGILTDLDGATSLPGLWAAGETASTGVHGANRLASNSLLEGMVFGPRVAEAVAAGRRGPQGTGAMRTLLGNGAAGPAPAPGSGSSTPSGSDAGSGATAGSKTAASGIGGRAVSRPASPVPKWPQSDDASAGRAVPADVGDFEQADADTAIADLRERVQRAMTIGAGVLRSADSLNAARIELEAVGAALAGTARTRSAEEVRNLVDLGVAMIDVSMAREESRGCHTREDFPDASDRFRLRLLLGG
- the nadC gene encoding carboxylating nicotinate-nucleotide diphosphorylase, with protein sequence MSSPVDDYLSPPRFEVRSAVQRALAEDLTPLGDLTSVLVPDDAVAVAQFRARQPGVLAGVECAAETFAQVDPALEVSWMLTDGARLESESVIATVEGRLRTMLTAERTSLNFLSHLSGIATLTATFVDRVAAVGSPTRVWDTRKTLPGLRSLQKAAVRAGGGRNHRANLSDAIMVKDNHLTGLGAAEAVALAKDRWPNRTVVVECEDLDQMIVAIDAGADSVLLDNMSPEQVGECVVRAAELQGASPRRCLLEASGGINVDTVAAYAAAGVDLVSSGTLTNSAPALDIGLDIVT
- a CDS encoding glycosyltransferase family 2 protein, with protein sequence MSGPLPQGEVVTSDVRPVLSVVMPAYNEEETLVASATRVLESPWCAELVIVNDGSTDNTLALARSLNDPRVEVYDQGHNQGKGAALRRGFTEATAEYVVVQDADLEYDPAEFGVLLEPLLDGRADVVYGSRFLAGGPHRVLYYWHSVGNRFLTTMSNMFTNLNLTDMETCYKMFRREVIQSIEIEEDRFGFEPEITAKVSARNLRIYETGISYSGRTYDEGKKIGWRDGVQAVQCILRYSPMGTRLRRLTGS
- a CDS encoding carotenoid oxygenase family protein, whose protein sequence is MQQRPMNRRQFLTRAGGGAVGLAAFPSLLTACGGSGTEVGASASSTAAAPSTTRALIEVAGDTPWWLQGNFAPVVEEVASTSLKVTGSIPEALAGLYVRNGSNSRAGTSGHWFVGDGMVHGVHLEDGQARSYANRWVHTTLFESGGGIADAGVPGADIGYSNVSAFTHNGRLFTSGEIGFPYELSPGDLSTIGVHDFAGKLDTNMTAHPKVDPETGELHFFGYGLFEPFLTYHVADAQGQLIHSEQIEVGRSTMIHDFAITDRDVVFWEFPVVLDLSLAAEGTSLPFRWEPEYGARVGVMPLGGTNADIRWVEVPPAYVFHGINAFRDGDEIVVDVSQFETMFEAGPLGQAPELHRWRINTAGKELAFSDETLEADLHMDLPSRDPRRVGRPYRYGYMIEAVANPDTVQLGGLYKHDFDTFTQEYFNPGADRVCDEGLFVPTGDAEDDGYVLTYSYNAARDGSDLLILAAQDFAAEPVATIELPQRVPHGFHATWVAADKA
- a CDS encoding methyltransferase domain-containing protein, whose amino-acid sequence is MISHLPVVIDHPVGDAAYAGMSADHPMRRVTLAAAFDPDSWTDERRRRVTELFDGLAEDWSSRDVPGREAPILDALDRGLAAAPTAERRIALDVGGADGINSRHLTPVFPEMITLDLSLEMLQRSAGRAPSRVQADGSCLPVSDRSVDAIFLINAFLFPGEVERVLAPNGVLIWVNSRGAATPIGLPAPDVDRALPGAWSGVASTAGWGTWSVHWRS
- a CDS encoding type II toxin-antitoxin system prevent-host-death family antitoxin, which produces MVIQMNVAEAKAKLSELLDAAAAGNDVVIARSGRRVARLVPIDEPPPRRLGFLPLDVPDALFEPLSDEELAGWE
- a CDS encoding type II toxin-antitoxin system VapC family toxin; protein product: MTKVLLDTHALVWAVSAPSRLGAEARALIEEPSTDIWVSAATAWELAIKTRLGKFPEAEPIVAQYRSAVETLGAVNLSVAPEHALRAGGLRWDHRDPFDRMLAAQAMLEHAILLSRDSTFVALVGLDVRW
- a CDS encoding acyl-CoA desaturase; the protein is MTATISRPLSTQTIPARRTDADNTAIERSTDEPDTKPTPRAGGLTLEQSEAFGAAMDELREQIRADLGAVDANYIRRVIAAQRKLEVGGRLALFGWFLPPLWVAGAVSLGLAKILDNMEIGHNIMHGQYDWMRDDEINSRVWEWDHPSVSEHWKHSHNEEHHTWTNVIGRDRDVGYGTLRMSEDHPWKPVFLLNPVLATLMAINFDHGIALHEIHIEEIQRGRRSFDDVKPLLAEIGRKSGKQALKDYVLFPALTGPGFLPVAGANLTANLMRNLWTFVIIFCGHFPDGVEQFPEDIIEGETRGDWYARQILGSANIDGNQLFHLMTGNLSHQIEHHAFPDIPARRYAEMAPRVQELCEEFGLEYNSGGLVQQFGTVVRKIGALALPESFGPKAWYRKIFSR
- a CDS encoding ferredoxin reductase, producing MFTQTRPVLRRVADALSSPLPVDAYLGLLDPLWSSTSLKGRVVSVTPETHRSATITIYPGRGFGGYEAGQWVTVGVEIDGVRHRRCYSLTSNPERSEGLISITVSAMPEGLVSNHLVYGTEPGDYLTLEQPSGDFHLPADRTNPMLFITGGSGITPAMGMIRTLVGAEECHDVVLLHHAPDASETIFAAELAELDKRTPGLTVNVAHTGAGAPPPELALTVERLDRECPDWRSRTAWACGPAPMLDDVETAFGSAGVADRLNIERFVPKARPAAAGGEGGRVSFTSSGGDTVLDGSTTLLDGAEAAGLSPASGCRMGICHTCVVPLESGCVRDVRTGELTSDPGTHVQVCVSVAAGDVEIAL